From a single Synechococcus sp. MW101C3 genomic region:
- the gloA gene encoding lactoylglutathione lyase, producing the protein MRLLHTMLRVGDLERSLAFYTEVLGMRLLRRREYPAGRFTLAFVGYGDESDTTALELTHNWDTSSYEIGTGYGHIAIGVEDIYGTCAAIAGKGGRVVREPGPMQHGSTVIAFVEDPDGYKVELIQRPAAAGADAAA; encoded by the coding sequence ATGCGTCTGCTGCACACCATGCTCAGGGTGGGCGATCTGGAGCGCTCCCTCGCCTTCTATACCGAGGTGCTGGGCATGCGACTGCTGCGCCGGCGTGAGTACCCCGCCGGCCGCTTCACCCTGGCCTTCGTGGGCTACGGCGACGAGAGCGACACCACGGCGCTCGAGCTCACCCACAACTGGGACACCAGCAGCTACGAGATCGGCACCGGCTACGGCCACATCGCCATCGGTGTCGAAGACATTTACGGCACCTGCGCCGCCATCGCCGGCAAAGGGGGCCGCGTTGTGCGCGAGCCGGGGCCGATGCAGCACGGCAGCACCGTGATCGCCTTCGTGGAGGACCCTGACGGCTACAAGGTGGAGCTGATCCAGCGGCCCGCTGCTGCGGGGGCCGATGCAGCCGCCTGA
- the eno gene encoding phosphopyruvate hydratase: MIDTLDLVIDSIVAREVLDSRGTPTVEAEVRLEGGAEGHAIVPSGASTGAHEAHELRDGGSRYFGKGVLQAVTNIEEKIAPALCGLSALEQVTVDGAMAELDGSDNKSALGANAVLAVSLAVARAAANGVGLPLYRYLGGPMATLLPVPLMNVINGGAHAANNMDFQEFMLVPHGAPSFREALRMGAEVFHTLKGLLSAQGLSTAVGDEGGFAPDLESNDAAGALLVQAIEKAGYKPGEQISLALDVASTEFYKNGLYAFGGGSYSATEMVDQLEKLVSRYPIVSIEDGLAEDDWEGWALLTQRLGGRVQLVGDDLFVTNTTRLQRGIEQGIANSILIKVNQIGSLTETLQAIDLAGRAGYTSVISHRSGETEDTTIADLAVATRAGQIKTGSLSRSERVAKYNRLLRIEDELGSQAIYAGAEDRGPRGRG; encoded by the coding sequence GTGATCGACACCCTCGACCTCGTGATCGACTCCATCGTTGCCCGTGAGGTGCTCGATTCCCGCGGCACCCCCACCGTGGAAGCGGAGGTGCGGCTCGAAGGCGGCGCCGAGGGCCACGCGATCGTGCCCAGCGGGGCCAGCACCGGTGCCCATGAAGCCCATGAACTGCGTGATGGCGGCAGCCGCTACTTCGGCAAGGGCGTGCTGCAGGCCGTCACCAACATCGAAGAGAAGATCGCACCGGCGCTCTGTGGGTTGAGCGCCCTGGAGCAGGTCACGGTGGATGGCGCCATGGCCGAACTCGATGGCAGTGACAACAAATCGGCCCTGGGGGCCAATGCGGTGCTGGCCGTGAGCCTGGCGGTGGCACGGGCGGCGGCCAACGGTGTGGGCCTGCCGCTTTACCGCTATCTGGGTGGCCCGATGGCCACGCTGCTGCCGGTGCCGCTGATGAACGTGATCAACGGCGGTGCCCACGCCGCCAACAACATGGATTTCCAGGAATTCATGCTGGTGCCGCACGGTGCCCCCAGCTTCCGCGAGGCGCTGCGCATGGGCGCTGAGGTGTTCCACACGCTCAAGGGCCTGCTGAGCGCCCAGGGGCTGTCCACGGCGGTGGGCGACGAAGGTGGCTTCGCGCCGGATCTGGAAAGCAACGACGCCGCCGGCGCCCTGCTGGTGCAGGCGATCGAGAAGGCCGGCTACAAGCCGGGTGAGCAGATTTCCCTGGCCCTGGATGTGGCCAGCACGGAGTTCTACAAGAACGGGCTCTATGCCTTCGGCGGCGGCAGCTACAGCGCCACCGAGATGGTGGATCAGCTCGAAAAGCTGGTGAGCCGCTATCCGATCGTGTCGATCGAGGATGGCCTCGCCGAAGACGACTGGGAGGGCTGGGCCCTGCTCACCCAACGGCTGGGCGGGCGCGTGCAGCTGGTGGGCGACGACCTGTTCGTGACCAACACCACCCGCCTGCAGCGGGGCATTGAGCAGGGCATCGCCAATTCGATCCTGATCAAGGTGAACCAGATCGGTTCGCTCACCGAAACCCTGCAGGCGATCGACCTGGCGGGTCGGGCGGGTTACACCAGCGTGATCAGCCACCGCAGCGGCGAAACCGAAGACACCACCATCGCCGACCTGGCGGTGGCCACCCGTGCCGGCCAGATCAAGACCGGTTCACTCAGCCGCAGCGAGCGCGTGGCGAAATACAACCGCCTGCTGCGCATCGAAGACGAACTGGGCAGCCAGGCGATCTACGCCGGCGCTGAAGACCGCGGCCCGCGCGGCCGGGGCTGA
- a CDS encoding AarF/ABC1/UbiB kinase family protein — protein sequence MGRLLQGWRGLSRSLRIWRGVLLLLAGLWLDGRAWSYRGKGPPSTEHRAVRQRQRARWLTNELLSLGSAFIKLGQLLSARPDVLPAGWVEELAHLQDRVPAFPFATVQRLLEEELGERCNEIIDLAELPLGSASLAQVHRASLRSGRQVVFKIQRPGLERLFRLDLEVMQQVAAVLQRHPRWGQGRDWVSIAQECRRVLLRELDFRLEAEHAARFRQQFLDDPGIRIPAVIWELSTRRVLCLDYLPGIKINDRPALVEAGIDPAAVAEKGAASYLQQLVRFGFFHADPHPGNLAVASDGALIYYDFGMMGQLSSRLRGRLGRMVRAAAARDAGALVEEMQGAGVIAAGIDAGPVRRLVRVMLTEALTPPFSANVLEKLSGDLYDLVYGQPFRLPAELIFVMRALSTFEGVGRSLDPTFSLVAIARPYLLPLMTSGGTGPNDFLGELGRQAGELSSRALGLPRRLEDSLSRLEQGDLQVQMRAGETDRILRRLATAQQAAGQSFLLGGLAVSAALLAASARPALVAVPLVAALPVTLSWLKLQGRLRRDGRLEKLPGAGG from the coding sequence ATGGGGCGCCTGCTGCAAGGGTGGCGGGGCCTGTCCCGTTCGTTGCGCATCTGGCGCGGCGTGCTGTTGCTGTTGGCCGGGCTGTGGCTGGATGGCCGGGCCTGGTCGTACCGGGGTAAGGGGCCGCCGAGCACGGAGCATCGTGCTGTGCGTCAGCGCCAGCGTGCCCGCTGGCTCACCAACGAGCTGCTCAGCCTGGGATCGGCCTTCATCAAGTTGGGCCAGCTGCTCTCGGCTCGCCCCGATGTGCTGCCCGCCGGCTGGGTGGAGGAGTTGGCGCACCTGCAAGACCGGGTGCCCGCTTTCCCCTTCGCCACCGTGCAGCGGCTGCTGGAGGAGGAACTGGGCGAGCGCTGCAACGAGATCATCGATCTGGCGGAGCTGCCGCTCGGCTCCGCCAGCCTGGCCCAGGTGCACCGCGCCAGCCTGCGCAGCGGTCGCCAGGTGGTGTTCAAGATCCAGCGGCCGGGGTTGGAGCGGCTGTTCCGGCTCGATCTGGAGGTGATGCAGCAGGTGGCGGCGGTGCTGCAGCGCCATCCCCGCTGGGGCCAGGGCCGTGACTGGGTTTCGATCGCTCAGGAATGCCGGCGCGTGTTACTGCGGGAACTCGACTTTCGCCTCGAAGCTGAACATGCCGCCCGCTTCCGCCAGCAGTTTCTGGATGATCCCGGCATCCGTATTCCGGCGGTGATCTGGGAACTGAGCACCCGCCGGGTGCTCTGCCTCGATTATCTCCCCGGCATCAAGATCAACGACCGCCCTGCCTTGGTTGAGGCGGGCATCGATCCTGCGGCGGTGGCGGAAAAGGGGGCGGCCAGTTATCTCCAGCAGCTGGTGCGTTTCGGCTTTTTCCACGCCGATCCCCATCCCGGCAACCTGGCGGTGGCCAGCGATGGCGCCCTCATCTATTACGACTTCGGCATGATGGGCCAGCTCTCCTCGCGCCTGCGCGGGCGGCTGGGCCGCATGGTGCGGGCCGCTGCCGCCCGCGACGCCGGCGCCCTCGTGGAAGAGATGCAGGGGGCGGGCGTCATCGCCGCCGGCATCGACGCCGGCCCGGTGCGGCGCCTGGTGCGGGTGATGCTCACCGAGGCGCTGACGCCGCCTTTCTCCGCCAATGTGCTGGAGAAGCTCTCCGGCGACCTCTACGACCTGGTGTATGGCCAGCCATTCCGCCTGCCGGCGGAGCTGATCTTCGTGATGCGCGCCCTCTCCACCTTCGAGGGGGTCGGCCGCAGCCTCGACCCCACCTTTAGCCTGGTGGCCATTGCCCGCCCTTACCTCCTCCCCCTGATGACCTCCGGCGGCACTGGACCCAACGATTTCCTCGGCGAACTGGGCCGCCAGGCCGGCGAGCTCAGCAGCCGCGCGCTGGGTCTGCCCCGCCGCCTGGAAGACAGCCTTTCACGTCTTGAGCAGGGAGATCTCCAGGTGCAGATGCGTGCCGGCGAAACCGACCGCATCCTGCGCCGCCTCGCCACCGCCCAGCAGGCGGCAGGTCAGTCGTTCTTGCTCGGAGGCCTGGCGGTGTCTGCGGCCTTGCTGGCCGCCAGCGCCAGGCCGGCCCTTGTGGCGGTGCCGTTGGTGGCGGCGTTGCCGGTCACGCTCAGCTGGCTGAAGTTGCAGGGCCGCCTGCGTCGCGATGGACGCCTGGAAAAACTTCCCGGCGCAGGCGGGTAG
- a CDS encoding 20S proteasome subunit A/B, protein MVFASDSRTNAGVDYISSYSKIYVFQPASDRLFVLLAAGNLATTQAVVNHIQRDLDQEIASQASTGEDLRSCHYLFEAANYIGAVSVAVQEKHRAALQQAGTSAEATFILGGQIGTEPHGLFMVYPQGNAVMATPQTPYLQIGESKYGKPPLDNVGSTNLSLEDAARLCLISEVLTHRSNLTVGPPFELAIVPRNKHSVAHRVTFEAEAPELAAMIDTWSSAQREALHRLPSFVWEQNQDAA, encoded by the coding sequence TTGGTTTTTGCTTCTGATTCCCGCACGAATGCCGGAGTTGATTATATTTCCAGCTATAGCAAGATATATGTGTTTCAGCCGGCCTCCGATCGGCTGTTCGTGCTGCTGGCCGCCGGCAATCTCGCCACCACTCAGGCGGTGGTGAACCACATCCAGCGCGACCTTGACCAGGAGATCGCTAGCCAAGCCAGCACTGGTGAGGACCTGCGTTCCTGCCACTACCTGTTCGAAGCGGCCAACTACATCGGCGCGGTGAGCGTGGCGGTGCAGGAGAAGCACCGGGCCGCTCTGCAGCAGGCAGGCACCAGTGCCGAGGCCACCTTCATCCTGGGCGGGCAGATCGGCACCGAACCCCACGGCCTGTTCATGGTGTACCCCCAGGGGAATGCGGTGATGGCCACGCCGCAGACCCCCTATCTCCAGATCGGTGAATCGAAGTACGGCAAGCCGCCGCTCGACAATGTGGGCTCCACCAATCTGTCGCTGGAGGATGCCGCCCGGCTCTGCCTGATCTCGGAAGTACTCACCCACCGCTCCAACCTCACCGTTGGGCCGCCGTTTGAGCTGGCGATCGTGCCCCGCAACAAGCACTCGGTGGCCCATCGCGTCACCTTCGAGGCGGAGGCGCCGGAACTGGCCGCCATGATCGACACCTGGAGCAGCGCCCAGCGGGAAGCCCTGCACCGGCTGCCCAGCTTCGTCTGGGAGCAGAACCAGGACGCGGCCTGA
- the glsA gene encoding glutaminase A: MHTVSEWISTGHLPSAEVVEALVLEAHQRFAPVREGKVADYIPALAAADAEQFGICVAGCGGQLIEAGDSRASFSIQSISKPFQFALICQAIGEDEAREKLGVNSTGLPFNSVLAVERSSEGLSNPMVNAGAIAATSLAPGTTPEEKWAFIEAGFSRFAGRPLEVDEEVYSSELATNRRNTGIASLLSAQQRLWWDPEEATDLYTRQCSLRVTSADLAVMAATLANGGRQPVTGEQVIDAIHCQHVLAVMVTAGLYETSGDWLYATGLPGKSGVAGGMITVAPGKGGLATYAPPLDEAGNSVRGQLTARFLSEALGLNLFASRAESHQ; this comes from the coding sequence ATGCACACCGTTTCCGAGTGGATCTCCACCGGCCACCTGCCCTCCGCCGAGGTGGTGGAGGCACTGGTGCTGGAGGCGCATCAGCGCTTTGCGCCGGTGCGAGAGGGCAAGGTGGCCGATTACATCCCCGCCCTGGCCGCCGCAGATGCCGAGCAGTTCGGCATCTGCGTGGCCGGCTGCGGCGGGCAGCTGATCGAAGCGGGCGATTCCCGCGCCTCCTTCAGCATCCAGAGCATCTCGAAGCCGTTTCAGTTCGCGCTCATCTGCCAGGCGATCGGTGAAGACGAAGCCCGCGAAAAACTGGGGGTGAACAGCACCGGCCTGCCCTTCAATTCGGTGCTGGCGGTGGAGCGGAGCAGCGAAGGGCTCTCCAATCCGATGGTGAATGCCGGCGCCATCGCCGCCACCAGCCTGGCGCCAGGCACCACGCCCGAGGAGAAGTGGGCCTTCATCGAGGCCGGCTTCTCCCGCTTCGCCGGCCGGCCCCTGGAGGTGGATGAAGAGGTGTACAGCTCCGAGCTGGCTACCAACCGACGCAATACCGGCATCGCCAGCCTGCTGAGCGCTCAGCAGCGCCTCTGGTGGGATCCGGAAGAGGCCACCGATCTCTACACCCGTCAATGCTCGCTGCGGGTCACCAGTGCCGACCTGGCCGTGATGGCGGCCACGCTGGCCAACGGCGGGCGCCAGCCGGTCACAGGGGAGCAGGTGATCGATGCCATCCATTGCCAGCACGTGCTGGCGGTGATGGTCACCGCCGGGCTGTACGAAACCTCCGGCGACTGGCTCTACGCCACCGGCCTGCCCGGCAAGAGCGGCGTGGCCGGCGGCATGATCACGGTGGCACCGGGCAAGGGTGGCCTGGCCACCTACGCGCCACCGCTCGATGAGGCGGGCAACAGCGTGCGCGGCCAGCTCACGGCCCGTTTTCTCTCGGAAGCCCTGGGCCTGAACCTGTTCGCCTCCAGGGCAGAGAGCCACCAATGA
- a CDS encoding AI-2E family transporter: MISTTNLVRYLLLVACVGVTVLIFDYFSGTIAVFTAAAIVAALLNIPVTWLSRSLPRGWAIAIVSLSALLLLIGFVTGIGLQVLNQGQGLVLDLQSRMKQQDLTPLQGYLEAYGFDRITSLLQEGLLTGLGLLQTVFSGVFTGIFGAVISLYMLIDGEKLWKGFLRLIPEAHRDRFAHTFLQSVLGFIRGQLLLMVFLTVSTAVVFPLLGVKYSLILAVIVGVLDVIPGIGATLGIVLVSVMVFASQGGEIGLRALIASLLLGQIQDNIVRPRVMGRAMELNPVLLFLSLFIGQRVAGLLGVFLAIPIAGMIALWLHTERQQQEAIALTPAGDE; encoded by the coding sequence ATGATCAGCACCACGAATCTCGTGCGGTATCTCCTGCTGGTGGCCTGCGTTGGCGTCACGGTGCTGATCTTCGACTACTTCTCAGGCACGATTGCGGTGTTCACCGCTGCCGCCATCGTGGCGGCGCTGCTCAACATCCCGGTGACCTGGCTGAGCCGCTCTCTGCCACGGGGATGGGCGATTGCCATCGTTTCTCTCAGCGCCCTGCTCCTCCTGATCGGTTTCGTCACCGGCATTGGCCTGCAGGTGCTGAACCAGGGCCAGGGCCTGGTGCTGGATCTGCAGAGCAGGATGAAGCAGCAGGATCTCACGCCTCTGCAAGGCTACCTCGAAGCCTATGGATTCGACAGAATCACCTCCCTGCTGCAGGAGGGATTGCTGACGGGGCTGGGGTTGCTGCAGACCGTGTTCTCCGGTGTGTTCACCGGGATTTTCGGTGCGGTGATCAGCCTCTACATGTTGATCGATGGGGAGAAGCTCTGGAAAGGGTTTCTGCGGCTGATTCCGGAAGCCCACCGGGATCGTTTTGCCCACACCTTTCTGCAGAGCGTGCTGGGGTTCATTCGTGGTCAGCTGCTTCTGATGGTGTTTCTGACCGTCTCGACGGCTGTGGTTTTTCCCCTGCTGGGTGTGAAGTACAGCCTGATCCTGGCGGTGATCGTGGGGGTTCTGGATGTGATCCCCGGCATCGGTGCCACCCTCGGCATCGTGCTGGTCTCGGTGATGGTCTTTGCCTCCCAGGGAGGAGAGATCGGCCTGCGGGCCTTGATCGCTTCGCTGCTGCTCGGCCAGATTCAGGACAACATCGTGCGCCCCAGGGTGATGGGCAGGGCGATGGAGCTCAATCCGGTGCTGCTCTTTCTCTCGCTCTTCATCGGTCAGCGGGTTGCTGGTCTGCTGGGGGTGTTTCTGGCCATCCCGATCGCGGGCATGATTGCCCTCTGGCTCCATACGGAACGCCAGCAGCAGGAGGCCATCGCTCTCACACCCGCAGGCGATGAGTAG
- the gltS gene encoding sodium/glutamate symporter — MQFESFATFNIAIVVLAVGRWLNRKVAFLREFNIPEPVTSGLLVCVLLAVVHAISGLEIGFNLLTRDFLLLYFFAAIGLNADIRTLLSGGRPLLILIATTVVFMLLQNLTGIGVATVLGLNPLVGVLGGSVSLLGGHGTAIAWAPRFAETHGISNALEIGVACATFGLVLASLMGGPIARLLIQRNKLQPTPCVVEDAAAESNALERVTYFTLLRTLFWLNMSLGLGELLFEGLQAVGSNLPLFVCCLFAAIFLTNTVPRLVKVRELAPARSLAIVSDIALGIFLTMSLMSLQLWTIASLAGPIIAILTAQFVVSFLFALFVVFRVMGRDYEAAVICAGFGGISLGATPTAMANMSAVAQKYGAARRAFIVVPLVSGFFVDISNAVIIQRFLNVFG; from the coding sequence ATGCAATTCGAGAGCTTCGCCACGTTCAACATCGCCATCGTGGTGCTGGCGGTCGGCCGCTGGTTGAACCGGAAGGTGGCCTTTCTGAGGGAATTCAACATTCCCGAGCCTGTGACCAGTGGCCTGCTGGTGTGTGTGCTGCTGGCGGTGGTTCATGCGATTTCCGGGCTGGAGATCGGTTTCAACCTGCTCACCCGTGATTTTCTGCTGCTCTATTTCTTTGCGGCGATCGGCCTCAACGCTGACATCCGCACCCTGCTCTCCGGCGGACGACCCCTGCTGATCCTGATCGCCACCACGGTGGTGTTCATGCTGCTGCAGAACCTCACCGGCATCGGCGTAGCCACAGTGCTGGGCCTGAATCCACTGGTGGGGGTGCTGGGCGGTTCGGTGTCGCTGCTGGGTGGCCACGGCACCGCCATCGCCTGGGCTCCCCGCTTCGCGGAAACGCACGGCATCAGCAATGCGTTGGAAATCGGCGTGGCCTGCGCCACCTTCGGCCTGGTGCTCGCCTCGCTGATGGGCGGGCCGATCGCCCGGCTGCTGATCCAGCGCAACAAGCTCCAGCCCACTCCCTGCGTGGTGGAAGACGCCGCCGCCGAGAGCAACGCGCTCGAACGGGTCACCTACTTCACGCTGCTGCGGACCCTCTTCTGGCTCAACATGAGCCTGGGCCTGGGTGAACTGCTCTTCGAGGGATTGCAGGCCGTGGGCAGCAATCTGCCCCTGTTCGTGTGCTGCCTGTTCGCGGCGATCTTTCTGACCAACACCGTGCCGCGGTTGGTGAAGGTGCGCGAGCTGGCGCCGGCACGATCCCTGGCCATCGTGTCCGACATCGCCCTGGGCATCTTCCTGACAATGTCGCTGATGAGCCTGCAGCTGTGGACCATCGCCTCGCTGGCGGGCCCGATCATCGCCATCCTCACCGCCCAGTTCGTGGTGTCGTTCCTGTTCGCGCTGTTCGTGGTGTTCCGTGTGATGGGCCGCGATTACGAAGCGGCCGTGATCTGCGCCGGTTTCGGCGGCATTTCACTTGGGGCCACACCCACGGCGATGGCGAACATGTCGGCGGTGGCGCAGAAGTATGGGGCGGCACGGCGGGCGTTCATCGTGGTGCCGCTGGTATCGGGCTTCTTTGTGGACATCAGCAATGCGGTGATCATCCAGCGCTTCCTGAATGTGTTCGGCTGA
- a CDS encoding cyclic nucleotide-binding domain-containing protein, with translation MAIQLRESRMHVIRWILTTGWLLIIASLFFDPWSPALTEPGHPWSPLRLSEACVPVQDRCLGEQPYPLGTTLFWGAVVPSGIFILLVFGHELWRRICPLSFLSQIPRALGLQRQIAKLNPRTGERRPQLAKVPADSWLARHYSSVQFGWLFAGLCGRILFFNADRLVLAAWLLGTIAVAMLVGWLYGGKAWCQYFCPMAPVQSVFSAPSGLLGSKAHLSEQPITQSMCRTTLPDGSEQSACVACQQPCIDIDAERMYWARITTPAFAFERYGYVGLVLGYFLYYYLYAGNWEYYFSGIWVRQSDQLATLLSPGLFLFGQAIPIPRLVAVPLVLGLFTWLGVVVGRWIEAGARSRERRLAARSGAMPLPPEQLRHRIFVVATFLVFNFFFLFAGRPLLRLLPPWVQYLFDGALVAFSTLWVYKAWRRNPEIYSRENLASRFRKQLERLQLDVGRFLDGRTLGDLNAHEVYVLAKVLPGFSSEKRHEAYKGVVREALEEGYVSVATSLEVLQQMRRELGISDEEHEQLLEELGVEDPTLLDPANRRSLEDQVRLSGYRKSLDRLMRLQSRAQEQGDTKAIRSLRRRYGITAAEEEEILGGLSPQASAAQKAEVLLQRLPELIEAFRALQQPSLPEAPVVRALLSGHIRHREQLSLRAILWALATLQQDPAVPALVADLQKLSPLVLLELLEQEPWQERLPAEVLAALTQPGTGASCSLVVPLPVTLHHLDTLLQDRNPLIQASALFLIARLDGQKGQAQAAALRGGASAPLLASTAERLLAQGDTPPSLEACPELEKRVVLATCEAFRGLHLDTINALAEVSELRRYSAGALITETGDTCRELLLLIEGEALVHYRDGDPSADGQGTRQERFRPGQMLDELEVLTHSATENTITAAQEGTRLLAVPVDGFDALLDRDQDFAKRVLELETRQLQRFMGTLPAAVAG, from the coding sequence ATGGCGATTCAGCTGCGTGAATCCCGGATGCATGTCATCCGCTGGATTCTCACCACCGGCTGGCTGTTGATCATCGCCTCGCTGTTCTTCGACCCCTGGAGTCCCGCGCTCACCGAGCCGGGCCACCCCTGGAGTCCATTGCGCCTGAGCGAGGCCTGCGTGCCTGTGCAGGACCGCTGCCTGGGCGAGCAGCCTTATCCGCTCGGCACCACCCTCTTCTGGGGGGCGGTGGTGCCCTCGGGAATCTTCATCCTGCTGGTGTTCGGCCATGAGCTGTGGCGCCGCATCTGCCCGCTCTCCTTCCTCTCCCAGATCCCTCGCGCCCTGGGCCTGCAGCGCCAGATCGCCAAGCTCAATCCCCGCACCGGCGAGCGGCGCCCCCAGCTGGCCAAGGTGCCCGCCGATTCCTGGCTGGCCCGCCACTACTCGAGCGTGCAGTTCGGCTGGCTGTTCGCGGGCCTCTGCGGCCGCATCCTTTTCTTCAATGCGGATCGCCTGGTGCTGGCCGCCTGGCTGCTGGGCACGATCGCAGTGGCGATGCTGGTGGGTTGGCTGTACGGCGGCAAGGCCTGGTGCCAGTACTTCTGCCCGATGGCGCCGGTGCAGAGCGTGTTCTCCGCCCCCTCCGGGCTGCTGGGCAGCAAGGCGCACCTGAGCGAGCAGCCGATCACCCAGTCGATGTGCCGCACCACGCTGCCCGATGGCAGCGAGCAGAGCGCCTGTGTGGCCTGCCAGCAACCCTGCATCGACATCGACGCCGAGCGTATGTACTGGGCGCGGATCACCACACCGGCCTTCGCCTTCGAGCGTTATGGCTATGTGGGGCTGGTGCTGGGCTACTTCCTCTATTACTACCTGTACGCCGGCAACTGGGAGTACTACTTCTCCGGGATCTGGGTCCGCCAGAGCGACCAGCTCGCCACCCTGCTCAGCCCCGGGCTGTTCCTGTTCGGCCAGGCCATCCCCATCCCCCGCCTGGTGGCGGTGCCCCTGGTGCTGGGGCTGTTCACCTGGCTGGGGGTGGTGGTGGGGCGCTGGATCGAAGCCGGTGCGCGCTCCCGCGAACGGCGCCTTGCCGCCCGCAGCGGTGCCATGCCGCTGCCGCCGGAGCAGCTCCGCCACCGCATCTTTGTGGTGGCCACCTTCCTGGTGTTCAACTTCTTTTTTCTGTTTGCGGGTCGGCCGCTGCTGCGGCTGCTGCCGCCCTGGGTGCAATACCTCTTCGACGGCGCCCTGGTGGCCTTCAGCACGCTGTGGGTGTACAAGGCCTGGCGCCGCAACCCCGAGATCTACAGCCGCGAGAACCTGGCCAGCCGCTTCCGCAAGCAACTGGAGCGCCTCCAGCTCGATGTGGGCCGCTTCCTCGATGGCCGCACCCTCGGCGACCTCAACGCCCACGAGGTGTATGTGCTGGCCAAGGTGCTGCCGGGCTTCAGCAGCGAGAAACGCCACGAGGCCTACAAGGGCGTGGTGCGTGAGGCGCTTGAGGAGGGCTACGTGAGTGTGGCCACCAGCCTGGAGGTGCTGCAGCAGATGCGCCGCGAGCTCGGCATCTCCGATGAGGAGCACGAGCAGCTGCTCGAAGAGCTGGGGGTGGAGGATCCCACCCTGCTCGATCCCGCCAACCGCCGCAGCCTGGAGGATCAGGTGCGGCTCAGCGGCTACCGCAAGTCGCTCGATCGACTGATGCGGCTGCAGAGCCGTGCGCAGGAGCAGGGCGACACCAAGGCGATCCGCTCGCTGCGTCGCCGCTACGGCATCACCGCCGCGGAGGAGGAGGAGATTCTCGGCGGGCTGTCGCCGCAGGCCAGCGCCGCCCAGAAGGCTGAGGTGCTGCTGCAGCGCCTGCCGGAACTGATTGAGGCCTTCCGCGCCCTGCAGCAGCCGTCGCTGCCGGAGGCGCCGGTGGTGCGCGCCCTGCTCAGCGGGCACATCCGCCACCGGGAGCAGCTGAGCCTGCGGGCGATCCTGTGGGCCCTGGCCACCCTGCAGCAGGATCCTGCCGTGCCCGCCCTGGTGGCGGATCTGCAGAAGCTCTCGCCATTGGTGCTGCTGGAGCTGCTGGAGCAGGAGCCGTGGCAGGAGCGCCTGCCGGCGGAGGTGCTGGCGGCACTCACCCAGCCGGGCACAGGCGCCAGCTGCTCGCTGGTGGTTCCCCTGCCGGTCACCCTGCACCACCTCGACACCCTGCTGCAGGACCGCAACCCGCTGATCCAGGCGTCCGCCCTGTTCCTGATCGCCCGGCTGGACGGCCAGAAGGGCCAGGCCCAGGCAGCGGCGCTGCGCGGTGGCGCGTCCGCCCCGCTGCTGGCAAGCACGGCCGAGCGCCTGCTGGCCCAGGGCGATACGCCGCCCAGTCTCGAGGCCTGCCCTGAGCTCGAAAAGCGGGTGGTGCTCGCCACCTGCGAGGCGTTCCGCGGCCTCCACCTCGACACCATCAACGCCCTGGCGGAGGTCTCTGAGCTGCGCCGTTACAGCGCCGGCGCCCTGATCACCGAAACCGGCGACACCTGCCGCGAACTGCTGTTGCTGATCGAAGGCGAAGCCCTGGTGCACTACCGCGATGGCGACCCCAGCGCTGATGGCCAAGGCACCCGGCAGGAGCGCTTCCGGCCGGGCCAGATGCTCGATGAGCTCGAGGTGCTCACCCACAGCGCCACGGAGAACACGATCACGGCGGCGCAGGAGGGCACGCGCCTGCTGGCGGTGCCGGTGGATGGCTTCGATGCTCTGCTCGATCGCGATCAGGACTTCGCCAAGCGCGTGCTCGAACTCGAAACGCGTCAGCTGCAGCGCTTCATGGGCACCCTGCCTGCTGCGGTGGCCGGCTGA